The nucleotide sequence GCAGGGTGCAGCAAACCCGCTGGTGGGTCAGGGGGCGGAAGATCCGGCGACAGTCTTCAATTTCCCGTGCCTCAGATGAAATGTTTCCCCCTCCATTCCAGTTCAGTTCCGCCAGGGGCACCCGATGGTAGTCAATTCCTGCAGGCGGGGCGTTATCGATTAAGATTTCGGGATTGGTAATTTCTCCGGCGCGTACCTTGAATGTCCAGTAATCCCCTGGGGTGTATCGCCCCGTAGCCGCAAATGCGAGATGAATGCCGTCCTGGAGTTGGGTGGGTTGAGTGGGGGGGGTGGGAACTGGGAACTCGCTCAAGGGACGAATCCCATTCCACAGGCGGAAGAAGAAGTCACCCGTGGGTCGGGGCATTTCTGTATAGTATTCGGTGGCAATTTCCAGCCAGCCGCCGTTTAAGGTGACCTCTGCGCCATAGGTAACGCGCCAGTGTCCCCGGCTGGCATCCAGTTCAACCACTTCCAGGTAGAAGCTTTCCAGATTGGCGCTTTGAATTGCCTGGTTGTTGGCGGTGATGGCGATCGCGGTGCCAGTCGCCACCACTTCAAAATTGCCCCGTCCCACCAGCCCCCCGTTGAACTGGGACCATTTGAACATAGGGGGCTGACCATCATTCACCCGGGCAATTTCAATCCGGTAGAGGTTGTGTTCAAAGCCGGTGTAGCCGCCACCCTCAACCACCGGGCAATCCCCAGGAATGGTGGTGGTGGGCTGGAGGGTGACACGGAGGGTACCCTTAGCCGGGTCTTGCAGGCGATCGCCAATCGTGTCACAGGTTTCGTCCGCTGCCAGCCGCAGCAGACGCAGTGCCATTGCCGTGTGGACTCGCTCCGTTGTGTCGGGACCACCCAGGGCTGGTTCCAGGAGCGTTTCGGGGAGTTGGAAGCCGTTGATGGCTTCCCGCCACACCTCCAGGATGACCGCATCCCGATCGCCCGCTGCCAGTGGGGTGGTGGGTGGCGTCCCCAGGTAAGTCGCTGTGCGGGTTACCGTGACTGCTTCGGGTTCTGCTGTCAGATACAGAAGTAAGCCATCTGCCCACAGATGGCCTGTCTCCAGGGTCAGGGTTGCCCCCGTGGGGACTCCCCCGGTTGAAATGATTTGTGCCTGAGTCACCTTAAAGGAATTGGGCACCTCAGCCGGGACGGCTGCCACCCCCCTGCCAATCACATCCTGACCGGCGGTGTCCTGCCAGTGGTTCAAGATCAGGGTTTGGGCAATGCCGTCGGCATCGAGGAATACCTTGCCCTGCTGGGGCAGGACACCGTTGAAGTTATCCTGGGGGTTAAACTCCCATCTGGAGAAATCACCTTTCATCTTGCTCTCCTTGGCTGGCTCAGGTTACGGGGATGAGTAGGGGACGGATGCCCACTGGCATAAATTCCCGGTAGCGGATCTGTAAATTGCGCCATTTATGCGCCTCCAACAAAAAGCCGAATGCACCCATTGCATCTTCGTTGGGTCCCTGTTCTAAAACGCGGAAATCGGTAGTGCTATCCAGTTGGGCGTAGGCGGGTTGCCCAAAGACTTCACTGACAAAGCGGAGGGTTGCACCTGTGACGCAGGCATGGTTCTGGGGCAGGCGATCGCCCTGACCCGAAAAATAGCTGAACTTCAAACATCCCGTCTGGTTGTTCAAGACCTCCAGGCGATGCACCCAGATGCCGCCTTTCCCCTGAAGGGTTTCCACCCGCATTCGCCCAAACACCGTCACACCACTGACTGTCGTGGGGGGTCCCCAACCACTGGCTGGATCGGTGCCACCGGAGGAAACTGCAAACCGGCTGAGGGCATCATCATTCACACCCGCACCTGCATCCAGGATGGCATCGGTGAGGGAAAGGCTGTAGCCGGTATCGATCAGCAAAGGTCCCGTGATGGTCCGCTGGATGATGATCTGGGGAGTTTGTTTAAATTCCCGTTCCGCATCGGCATCGGCAAACCCATAGGGTTGTTGCAGCCGCAGCGAAGGCTGGATGGGGGCGCGATCGCCACTCAATTGCTGAAACCCACCCGGATCGAGGGTACAACCCATCAATTCCAGCCGATCCAGGGCGGCTCTGGCAATTAAGGGTTCATCTGCCGGGAAATCATGGCGGCGCGTCAGGTACAGTCCCTCTAACCGCACCGTCAGCCGATCCATGACGGCATCGAATTGCGCCTGTTCCTCTGGAGTGGTGCCCACGACATGGGTGGGACGAAAGCGCAGGGGTTGAGTCAATACAATGGTGGGACGCTGACCGCTGCTGGCACGGATGATCAGGGAGCGGTTCAGTTGTAAATTGGCACCCCCCGCTTCAAGTACAGGATTGGAGATCGCCCCCAGATCCAGGACGTGGGTCATGCTGTCCCGAATTTCGATCACCAGGGGGGTGGTTAAATCCGCAATATCATGCAGGGCCTCCTGTAACCCGTTGGGATTGTGGTGGTAATTCACCACTACAGTGGTGACTGGCTCTCCCAGCCAGGTCTGGGGCGCACTGGCACGGGAAATGGGATGGGCACCCACCGGACCTACAGCGGCGCTGGTATAGGTGAGTAGCAGGCGTTCCTGGAGTGCCGTCGCTTCCGCTTCTGTGGCCACGCCAATCACCACCCTGCCAATCAGTGGATCGATGGCAATTTCGCGGTTATTCAGGGGCGATCGCAACCCTGCTTCCCAGGCACACAGGTTGGCCCCCCGAAAGGTCCAGTCTTCAGCCAGGAAGGGGGGCTGGGGCAGGTGGAATTGCAGTCCTGCCTCCGACAGGTTCAGCACCTCCAGGACAGGATTGTTGGGATCGACCAGACTGGCGGGGTCGTAGATCTCAACACTGACGTACTGGGTGGGAACCCCGGCGATCGACCCCTGGGTCAGCCGGGCGGGGGGAATTGGACCCGGTGTTTCATCCACCAGGGAGACTACGGGTGGCTGGCGCTCCGGGTCAAATCGGGCGGTATTGAACAGGCGCACTGGTTCCGTATAGCTCCGGCCTGCCTCACCCGGATGCACATCCAGGCGCACAATGAAGGTTGCCTGACTCCCCGTTGCCGTTCCACTCCGATCGGTGATACCCTGCATCACCGGGCGGGATATATCCACCCGATAGGTCGCCAGCCGCCACAGAAAAATTGCCGGATTGGGCAGGTTATAGCGAATATTCCCCAGTGCTGGTGGTTTCAGGTCGGGGAGATGGGCAAAGGGGTCGAAGGGAGTATTCAACAAACTCAACAGCGCCGGATCGCGCACTGGCACCGTTCCCCCCCGCACAGCCTGATTGGCTTGTCGATGGAGGTCCGGTCGGTTCAGGGTAGGAGAAGGCTGGAGTTCCCCGGTCAGAAAGCGATCGCGATAGGGTGGTTTGCCACCCTCATCTGGACGCTGGTGGTTAAGGTGCTGGTGCCAGACCAGATTCTCGCGCAACTCCACACAATGTACCCCCCAGCGGGTCAGGTTGTAGGTCAGCCGTTCGATCGCCCCCAGGGTGCCTTTACGCCGACGCAGAGCGATCGTATCCGCCACATCTGCCCGCAGCGTTAACGGATCCCCTTTCAACGCACTGGTTCCCAACAAGTCCCCAATATAAGGAATCACCCAGTCATCACAAGTGTCAATAAACAAATCGTGATACAGGGATTCAATATTTTCGTGAATCGCACTGTAAATGAATTCGACCAATTCCAGATAATGCTGTAGTTGACCCGCAGGCAACTGTTCCGCATCTTTAATCTGGTAGATTTCAGGGAGGCGATTGTAGAGAGAGACGCGAGGAGACATGGGAGGAAAGTGGATATGGGTTTTTAGTTAATGAAAGGCTCAATCTAAACAAGTGACACCTCACTCCTCACTCCTCACTCCTCACTCCACCAGCGAAAGGCTGAGGCTGAAGTGGGTAGTGTGGAGGGCAAGGATGTGGGTGTCGCCGCATATCAGGACGGGATCCAGGATTGGGGGGGTGGGCAGGCTCAGTGTTGTCGGATCATCATTGCTGTCCGGTAGTAAGCCCAGATGGGTTACCTGACACCATTTCACCCCAGGGACATTTTGCACAGTGCCTTCAATGCGGCTGGCGTATTCTTTTTGTCCAAATTGACGCTGGCGAATGCCCAGTAAACCGCTGGAGCCATCGATGCCATTCCCGGCTTCACCCGTAACGCCGATCGCGGCTTTGATGGCGGTCTGAATCTGGTCTGCCGGAATTCCTGGCTCGATGCCTGCTTTGATCGTGACGTAGATGTATTTCAGCCTGCCCTGCTCCACCTGAATTGGAAAGCGCCCAGGTCCCCGGCTGCTGTTATAGCGGCTGAGCAGGGTACGGATTTCCTTGAACTCTTCGTCCCTGCCTGTTTCCATCAGGACAGTGAGCACCATTGTGGGAATCTGGTTCACCAGTTTCCAGGCAGCCCTGACCTTAGAAACCCCAGAAATCGCCAGGGTTTCGGTTTCAAAATCTCGAATACTCACCAGTCGCCCCAGACTCTGGATTTTGCCAGGAGCGGCTGCACGGGCATTGTCGCCGTCTTCTGGTTGGGAGCCACCCGTTGCTGCCTGGGGTAACCAGATTTTGTCCAGGCGATCGAGTTTGCCACCCTGGACAGTAGTGTTTTCCTTCAATCTGCCGTAGGCACCAATACCTGTGCGATAGCGGGCAACCACATTGCCAATCCCAGAGGGCAGGCGGGCACCTGTTCTGCCGTCCCCAAACTGTACCCAACTGCCGCCATTCGCATCCTCCCGAACGATATAAACTTCGTCCCTGGCACCGGCACCAAACAGGGAAGGAAGCCGTTTCCAGAGCCGATCATTGACATAAACCTCTAATGCAGGCACTTCTGGCGGGGTTTCGCTGTTGGAGTTGAAGTAGGTGAGTGGCGCTTTGGGCAGTTTAAAGGTCTGAAAGACCTGCCGACTGTCGCCATTACCCAGAACCGCGTCTTTTTCTGCCTTGCCCTGGGTGGCATCGACTATATTGCCGTAGACAGTAACGGTCGGGTCGTCTTCCTTAAAATCCTCTTGCTGAAAGGGGACTGATTTTTGATCCAGCGAGATTTCCCAGAGCCAGGGATGGATCTGGTCTTTGCCGCTGAGGGAAAAGCTTTCGCGGGAGTTGGTGACGGTTACCCGCAGGGTTTCCTGCTCCGTTTGCAGAATCAAACTTCTGCCTGCCAGCGATCGCACCTGCTCGTAGGTACCAAAAAAGTTGAGTTTGACCTGGGTAAAAGGACCACTCAACCATTGGGTGGGCGATCGCAACACAATTTCTGCACTCTTCACCTCATGAAACTGAATCTGACGAATATCGCTCTGTTCAAAAAGAATACTATCATTTGTAATCAACTTCGCATCAATTTCGACAACAGTAGAAGAACCAGTTAGATTACCCCTTTTCAATGAATCTGAACGAATTTTGCGAATTTCCTTGACTACAACAAAGGGAACTGAACTGGAAACCCCATCGAATTGAGTTAATCCCTGGCAGATCAGGGGATTACCCACGGCCAGATCATCTACAGTTTGATCGAACGGCATTTCGGTTTCTCGTAAGGGCGAGTAGTAATCTTGATCAGTGGTGGAGGGAGAATCGAGTCCCCAAATTTGCCGGGTGAAACTGGTGGGGGTCTGGCTGGCTTGGGGTGGTGTGCCACTGAGACGAGTTGTCAAAGCGGGTGCATTATGCCCAAAGTGGCGAAAACTGCGTCCCAGCCGGTATGCCCTCACAGTCGTCCCCCGGTTGACGGTCAGCCTGCCTTCAAACTCCACGATCGTCCGGTCCAGAATTTGCTCTACTCTGGCAACGATCAGAATTTCGGCGGGTTCCTGCGCGGTATAAGGGGTACCCGTGACATCGAACATGGTGGTGTTGGGAATCAGCATCAGGCGATCGCCTTTCTGCAATCCCAGGGCCGCAATACTGGTCAGATCTCGCTGGTTACCAACGGATTCAATTTCGAGGCGATTCCCCCCAGCCGTGATGGGTTGAGGATTACGGCGGAGGCGATACAGGTGAAATTGGGACAGGGCAGGATAGGCGATCGCCTCCTGGATGGTTTGAAAGTCTGCCGGTTGGGGGAGCGGTTCCAATTGCGCCTTAATCGGGAAACCCGCAGGAATGGTGACCGGCTGATTGCCCTTTACCCCAAAAGCAAAGGTGGCTTTGCCGCCCAATCCCGGTGACAGACGATAGCCCAACAGTCGCACCAGATCGGCAATGCTCTCCCGCCACCGGGCAGTACGCAGGTACGCTTCGTTGGCGTAGAGTTCCTGATAAAAGGTAAGGATGTCACCCAGGATGGCGGCTCCCTCCAGCAGGGCAATACCGGGGTCATCCGATTCACGGTGAGTCCAGGCTGCCAGTGTTTCATCCTGGTTCAGTTTCCGCAGCATGGCATCCCGCATATCGGTGTAGGTGCCAATCCGGTAGTTCAGGTGAGACAGGCCCGGTCGGTTGAGGGGACGTTGGGGAAACCGGAGTGGTTCCACACAGTCGTTGCGGCATTCGTCAGTCATTGGCGACCTCCCCGGATCTTGAACTCGATAAAGCCGTCTTCTAAGTGGTCCGGGTCATTCCGGATCCGCAGAATTTCGTTGGCACGCACCATGGCAATCTTGTCTGTGCCAGGAGTGGCGGCATTCCAGCGTTTCATCTGCACGGAAATGACGTGTTCCACCCCCTGAATTAACTGGATGCGCCCAATGATTTCGCTGGCATGAAGGGGTTGCCCAAAGGTCCAGCGATCGGGATGGAAGAACGCCATGCGCCCATCCGGGGTGTACCCCTCGGAGAATTCCTGTTCCAGCAAAAATCGGATGTCCTCCGGCCAGTATTCGGGATGGATGCAGAGCGCCACGCGAATATCGAGGGGCACAAACCGGGGTGGGCGAATTTCCAGGTCTTCCCCCATCAGACGCACGGCATCCAGGTAGCGGGCAATCTGTTGCTGTAGCTCATCGTTCAGGGTGGAGGTGCCCAGTGGGTCGATCGCCACCTGCACCGTCCGCCAGCTTCCCGTCCAGGCATAGCGGGCAGCCGCCCTCGACACATCGGGTAATTCCTGGGCGCGGTTGACATAGTCCGGTAAGGTTACGGCTCGTAACTGGCGCAGCCGGTAAGCCTCCGGTGCTCGCCGTAGAATGTCGGTCACGGGTTCCGGATCGCGACCATCGGTAACATCAAAGGGGTTCCAGATGGCTACCACCCGATCCTGGAACAAGGGATCAAACTGCACCAGGCTGTCTGCTCCGATGTTCCCCCCGGTTCCCAGTCCCACCTGATAGGTGCAGCGGACGATCGCCCCGGTGGGCAGGCGTTTGCCATTTCTGCCATTGCCAAACCGGATCAGGCTGTTGCCTAACTCATCGGTTTCAACCATAAAGCGATCGCCGGCCTCGTCGCTGTCATCGCTGTGGATCAAATCAATAACTTCATCCCAGATATCCCCCCCATTGACGGTGACAGCCAGCGTCGATTTGGGCGGAACTTCGCCACCGGGCGGCGTGTTGAGATAGGACAGGGGGCGATCGGGCAACCGGCAAATGGTGCCCCAGCGCTCCGTTCCATCATCGGTGCGTTCAAAATAGGCGAAGGGAACACCAGGAATGGCAGGGGTTCCCGGTTCCCGAAACTCGGCGGTTGCCGGACGACCGTGATAGACCCGCACCAGATTGCCGTGGAACAGGGAAATATTTTCTACAAGCCCGGTCGGGCAGTTCACGGTGAAGCAATAATTGAACTTCAGTTGGTCGGCTGGTCGCCATTTCACCCGCACCAGCCATTCATTCGTGAGTGGATCGCGCAGAGCAGTTGCACCCTCATCCCCCGGTAGCAGTTGCAGGAGTTGCCGTTTCAGCGGGTTGCGCCCGGCAGGTTCTCCTGTCGCTGGATTCAACCATTCCTGAATTAGCAGATGGGTCCCTGGACGCTGGCGAATCAGATTTTGCACCAGGGTTGCAGCCGTTTCTCCAGGTGTGGTCAGTTTCAAATCTGCCTGGGTGCTTCCGGCTGCGAGGGAGGGAATGGCATGACTCCAGGTATACAGTCCTGCCTGGTTCAGCAGGTGGTGCATATCGGGTACATGAATTTGCAAGTGCTCCCCGACCCGGATCACAGAAAATGTCAGAAGATGATCGGTATCGACCAGCAACCAGGAGCGATCGAGTTCCTGGAGGGTAACAGTCAGGTTAGGGGAAAGGGTAATCCCGGCGTCAGCAAAGCGATCGCGAAACTGAGCGGAAATCGTGTTGGTGTCCAGGTCGGTTTGAAACATGGTCCCAACCGTAAACAGGGGTGGGGCTTCTGCCTGGGTCATAAAGACAACCGTTGCGGCAGACTCATAGTCTCCCTCCGTCCACACCTGGAACTGGCGCGGCATGGTAAAGACCTGGTTGGGTGCCACGGTCACTGCCAGCCAGGTGCTGGACTGGTTGCCCTGGTGGATGTGGTAATCCATTAAGCGGGCGTGACGTGCCAGAGAAACCCGCTTGCGAGCAGTTGCCAGGTATGCTTCGTTCATCACCCGATCCTGGTAGTCGCTCAGTTCATCTGCGGCCACACTGAATAGTTCCAGCAAAACCTGATCCAGGTCAGCTTCACTGGTGGGTTGCCAGCCCGGTACTCGTTGCATCATGGCTGCGATCATTGTGTGGCGGAAGGTGTCGTAATCCTTGGCAAGGTAGTTGATGGCTGGTTCCTCCGGGAGGGGCAGCGCCTTTTCCCACTCCGGTGCACAGTCGGTATTGAAACAACCAGGACGGAACTTGAAGCGAATTTCACTAAAGATTGGATCGATGTTGGGATATTCAACACTGAGGGTATAGGTGGAATAATCCCCAATCGGAGCAACGGTGAGTTGCAGAATGGAGGGATCGGCGGTAGGGGCAATGTCGGTTACCTGCACCTGTCCTACCGCATCCCCTGCCAGGAGCCGGAACCCGCCAGAGATAGGGAAAAGCCGGGTTGCTGGCACGCCATTGGTGGTGAAATCCTGCACCAGATTGGTTAACTCATGGGTGGTGTAGAAATGCACAGCCAGTTGGGCTTCAGTGGGAGTCAGGGTCACCAGCACCAGACGCATGCCATTCAAGCCGCTGGCATCCAGATTATTGGCCCGTTCGTTCCGGGCTTCGGGATTGAGGATTGTCATCGTCAGCCTCCCTTCCGTTCAAACCGCAGTCGGCGCTGTTCCTCAGTTCCGGCAATCCGGTATTTCAGGTCAATCGAAATCGTTTCATGGCGGGTTTCCACGGTCAGATCGTCCAGGGTAATACGTTGCCCCAACCAGCGAGAAATGGCCTGACTGACCATCGCCTTCGCCATCGCTTCCGTAACCTCCCCCGCCCCTTCAAACACCAGTCGTCGGACCCCTGCTCCAAATTCCGGCACAAACGCCCGCTCTCCCGGATTGGTCAGTAACAGTTGCATGACCTCATCCCGGATATGCTCTTCCAGACTGGCGATCTGGACAGTGCGCCCATCCCTGCCAATCCGAAACGGAAACGATAAATGCCGACCGTCGGGGAGTGTCATTGTGCCACCGCCTTTAGTTGAGTGTTCACAATCATGGCAACGCCCTGGGGGGTGCCCTCAGCGTTGATGCACTGGCCGATGCTGGACTGAACCAGCGTTCCGGTTCCATTCACAGTGACCTGGGAAGACCCGGCTGACCATTCAATGCGGACACAGGGGGAATATTTCAGCCCCACTGTAAACGGGCACCCGGCAACCAGATGCACGTCCGATTCCAGCAGTACGGGCGCATTCTCCGCCAGGACTCCCGTATTTGCTGTTAATAAAATTGCCTGCCCCCCGTGGGGACACAGGACCTGGCTGTTTGTCGTCAGTTGATTGCCTGGCATTAGCGCACCTGGAATGCTCCATTGTTGACATTGACCCCAGCACTGGACAGCACAATCTGAGTGGAGCCAATTTTGAGGGTGATGTCGTTATCCGTCATCGTCAGTTCTGCCCCACCGGCATGAAGCAGTTGCACTTTCGGGGCGATTTCATCATCATCCATGACCAGCTTGTGGCCCCCGGTGGTCACAAGCACCCGTGTTTTTGTCCCTCCTGGTGAGGGTAGATCGCCACTCCCCCACCAGCCCCCCGTCCACAGGGGACGGGAGGGATCTCCCGCCTCAAATTCAATCCACACCCCATCCCCCACCTCCGGCAACACCACCAATCCATGATTGGGACCCGCAAAGGGCACAACCGGAAATGCCCAGTCCAGGTCAACCGTCCCAAACAACTCCGGTACCTGGGCTTTCACCCGCCCCAGGTTTTCTGGATCATCCACATCCCGCACAATGCCGCGATACTTGCCGTAATAGCGAGACTGGGATTGTTCAGCCAGGTTGACCAGGAGTTGTTCGTGGGTGTTGGAGGACATGGGAAAGGAGAGGAGAGAGAGGAGAGAGGAAAGAGGAGAGAAGAGAGGAAAGAGGAAAGAGGAGGGAGGAGGGAGGAAAGAGGAGAGAGGAAAGAGGGGGGAGGTTGTTTAGTGGTTAGTTGTTGGGTTTTAGTTGTAAGACGGGAGACGGGAGACGGGAGTTAAGGATTGAGGGTTGAAAGGTGTCCTCAAAAAATACTCCCCTGCACGTTGAAACTGACCGTGGCACTGGCGGCGATCGCACCAGGTAAACCGGCATTATTGTTG is from Leptothermofonsia sichuanensis E412 and encodes:
- a CDS encoding baseplate J/gp47 family protein, whose amino-acid sequence is MTDECRNDCVEPLRFPQRPLNRPGLSHLNYRIGTYTDMRDAMLRKLNQDETLAAWTHRESDDPGIALLEGAAILGDILTFYQELYANEAYLRTARWRESIADLVRLLGYRLSPGLGGKATFAFGVKGNQPVTIPAGFPIKAQLEPLPQPADFQTIQEAIAYPALSQFHLYRLRRNPQPITAGGNRLEIESVGNQRDLTSIAALGLQKGDRLMLIPNTTMFDVTGTPYTAQEPAEILIVARVEQILDRTIVEFEGRLTVNRGTTVRAYRLGRSFRHFGHNAPALTTRLSGTPPQASQTPTSFTRQIWGLDSPSTTDQDYYSPLRETEMPFDQTVDDLAVGNPLICQGLTQFDGVSSSVPFVVVKEIRKIRSDSLKRGNLTGSSTVVEIDAKLITNDSILFEQSDIRQIQFHEVKSAEIVLRSPTQWLSGPFTQVKLNFFGTYEQVRSLAGRSLILQTEQETLRVTVTNSRESFSLSGKDQIHPWLWEISLDQKSVPFQQEDFKEDDPTVTVYGNIVDATQGKAEKDAVLGNGDSRQVFQTFKLPKAPLTYFNSNSETPPEVPALEVYVNDRLWKRLPSLFGAGARDEVYIVREDANGGSWVQFGDGRTGARLPSGIGNVVARYRTGIGAYGRLKENTTVQGGKLDRLDKIWLPQAATGGSQPEDGDNARAAAPGKIQSLGRLVSIRDFETETLAISGVSKVRAAWKLVNQIPTMVLTVLMETGRDEEFKEIRTLLSRYNSSRGPGRFPIQVEQGRLKYIYVTIKAGIEPGIPADQIQTAIKAAIGVTGEAGNGIDGSSGLLGIRQRQFGQKEYASRIEGTVQNVPGVKWCQVTHLGLLPDSNDDPTTLSLPTPPILDPVLICGDTHILALHTTHFSLSLSLVE
- a CDS encoding baseplate J/gp47 family protein, giving the protein MTILNPEARNERANNLDASGLNGMRLVLVTLTPTEAQLAVHFYTTHELTNLVQDFTTNGVPATRLFPISGGFRLLAGDAVGQVQVTDIAPTADPSILQLTVAPIGDYSTYTLSVEYPNIDPIFSEIRFKFRPGCFNTDCAPEWEKALPLPEEPAINYLAKDYDTFRHTMIAAMMQRVPGWQPTSEADLDQVLLELFSVAADELSDYQDRVMNEAYLATARKRVSLARHARLMDYHIHQGNQSSTWLAVTVAPNQVFTMPRQFQVWTEGDYESAATVVFMTQAEAPPLFTVGTMFQTDLDTNTISAQFRDRFADAGITLSPNLTVTLQELDRSWLLVDTDHLLTFSVIRVGEHLQIHVPDMHHLLNQAGLYTWSHAIPSLAAGSTQADLKLTTPGETAATLVQNLIRQRPGTHLLIQEWLNPATGEPAGRNPLKRQLLQLLPGDEGATALRDPLTNEWLVRVKWRPADQLKFNYCFTVNCPTGLVENISLFHGNLVRVYHGRPATAEFREPGTPAIPGVPFAYFERTDDGTERWGTICRLPDRPLSYLNTPPGGEVPPKSTLAVTVNGGDIWDEVIDLIHSDDSDEAGDRFMVETDELGNSLIRFGNGRNGKRLPTGAIVRCTYQVGLGTGGNIGADSLVQFDPLFQDRVVAIWNPFDVTDGRDPEPVTDILRRAPEAYRLRQLRAVTLPDYVNRAQELPDVSRAAARYAWTGSWRTVQVAIDPLGTSTLNDELQQQIARYLDAVRLMGEDLEIRPPRFVPLDIRVALCIHPEYWPEDIRFLLEQEFSEGYTPDGRMAFFHPDRWTFGQPLHASEIIGRIQLIQGVEHVISVQMKRWNAATPGTDKIAMVRANEILRIRNDPDHLEDGFIEFKIRGGRQ
- a CDS encoding GPW/gp25 family protein, which translates into the protein MTLPDGRHLSFPFRIGRDGRTVQIASLEEHIRDEVMQLLLTNPGERAFVPEFGAGVRRLVFEGAGEVTEAMAKAMVSQAISRWLGQRITLDDLTVETRHETISIDLKYRIAGTEEQRRLRFERKGG
- a CDS encoding phage baseplate assembly protein V, producing MSSNTHEQLLVNLAEQSQSRYYGKYRGIVRDVDDPENLGRVKAQVPELFGTVDLDWAFPVVPFAGPNHGLVVLPEVGDGVWIEFEAGDPSRPLWTGGWWGSGDLPSPGGTKTRVLVTTGGHKLVMDDDEIAPKVQLLHAGGAELTMTDNDITLKIGSTQIVLSSAGVNVNNGAFQVR